One part of the Rutidosis leptorrhynchoides isolate AG116_Rl617_1_P2 chromosome 1, CSIRO_AGI_Rlap_v1, whole genome shotgun sequence genome encodes these proteins:
- the LOC139842052 gene encoding uncharacterized protein — protein MAPSTIKTNHLTDTDEEGKGKELVPIGVGMIHTWKAGQRRKEEVLEDWKEQLISFAYMFNTNPSDGPVVIEARVANYIIRSILREVVLGKPPLKRTANIEFLVVKSNSQYNIILGRTALMTFGAVTSTMHDTMKFPTPGEIATLYAERQMSIKCSQVTKAIIKLIIHDDGSISPNLQFPDQKIIIGHTLSTACKEKLYNILATNLDFFAWQPSDMTGVPSEVVEHRLNVNPNMHPICQKKRGMAPERKKMLRDIQEAFASLRKINMKLNPKKCTFGVEEGKFLGHIVTERGIKANPMKIQAIEDMKSPASKKYVQRLHGCLAALTRFLSRVAEESLPFMKQILRHPESSGRLAKWAIELGEYEINFAPRNAVKGQILADFLLETNEKMEYDNKMTPQQHVWKLHTDGASSEEGTEYEALLSGLRIPLEMGITNLRAYVDSQIVAQQVNGMFDARDTSMRQYVKLRVLVEELKEKSIHEKPIMAILEGVKETWMTPYLRYLHDGGLPVDKAEARRIKVTAPMYEIVNGALYRKSYNGPLLRCLTNDEALKVVKEMHEGVFSQHSGFRTVASRIMRQGWCEELGIKQNFTSVAHPQANGQVEVTNKEIVAGIKERLGLSQTGWVDELPNVLWAHRTTLKRSTGETPFSLVYGTEAIIPVEICVPTQRIMAFDIEANSEALRENLNLLEERRLMAAIRNYSYGNFVHKFHPVKDLLAQVSHRCVSSLPAERKITFRW, from the exons ATGGCACCATCTACTATCAAAACGAATCATCTCACCGATACTGACGAAGAAGGCAAGGGTAAAGAATTGGTACCCATAGGTGTAGGCATGATACAtacatggaaagctggacaacggaggaaaGAAGAGGTGTTGGAAGATTGGAAGGAACAATTAATATCGTTTGCTTATATGTttaacacaaatccatccgatggtccagtGGTTATAGAAGCACGAGTTGCTAATTACATAATTC GAAGTATTCTTCGTGAAGTAGtcttgggcaagccacccctaaaACGCACAGCTAACATTGAGTTCCTGGTGGTTAAATCAAATTCGCAATACAatataattttgggaagaactgcctTAATGACGTTTGGGGCTGTGACGTCAACTATGCACGACACGATGAAGTTTCCAACGCCTGGCGAAATAGCAACGTTGTACGCAGAACGACAGATGTCAATTAAGTGTTCTCAAGTGACAAAAGCAATAATTAAGCTAATAATACATGATGATGGGTCAATCTCACCAAATCTACAATTTCCAGATcaaaaaatcataattgggcatacGTTATCTACGGCATGTAAAGAAAAGTTGTACAACATTTTGGCAACAAATTTAGACTTCTTTGCATGGcaaccgtctgatatgaccggtgtccCAAGTGAAGTTGTAGAACATAGGTTAAATGTGAATCCTAATATGCATCCTATTTGTCAAAAGAAGCgaggcatggcgccagaaagaa aaaaaaTGTTACGGGATATACAAGAAGCTTTTGCATCCTTGCGAAAAATCAATATGAAGTTAAATCCCAAAAAGTGTACGTTTGGCGTTGAAGAAGGAAAATTTTTAGGCCATATTGTTACAGAACGAGGTATCAAAGCTAACCCTatgaaaattcaagcaattgaagacatgAAGTCGCCGGCCAGCAAGAAATACGTTCAAAGATTACATGGATGTTTAGCAGCGTTAACAAGATTTTTGTCCAGAGTAGCTGAAGAgtcgcttccattcatgaag caaatactccggcaTCCAGAGTCATCTGGCCGTCTAGCGAAATGGGCCATTGAGTTAGGCgaatatgaaatcaattttgctcccaGAAATGCAGTTAAAGGGCAAATATTGGCAGATTTTCTTCTGGAAACAAATGAAAAAATGGAGTATGACAATAAAATGACACCACAACAGCATGTTTGGAAATTACACACTGATGGGGCCTCCAGTGAAGAAGGAACAG agtacgaGGCATTACTCTCCGGCTTACGCATACCATTGGAAATGGGCATCACAAACCTAAgggcatatgttgattctcaaattgtggCCCAGCAAGTTAATGGAATGTTTGATGCAAGAGATACATcaatgaggcaatatgtaaagttg cgagtgttggttgaagaacttaaggaAAAATCAATACATGAAAAACCAATTATGGCAATACTTGAGGGTgttaaggaaacttggatgactccatatTTGAGGTATTTGCATGACGGAGGATTACCCGTTGACAAGGCGGAAGCCAGAAGGATAAAAGTAACAGCACCAATGTATGAAATAGTAAATGGTGCTCTTTATCGAAAGTcttacaatggtccgttgttaaggtgTTTAACCAATGATGAAGCATTAAAGGTAGTCAaggaaatgcatgaaggagttttTTCTCAACACTCCGGCTTCCGTACTGTGGCATCAAGGATTATGCGGCAAGG ttggtgtgaagagctaggAATAAAGCAaaattttacatctgttgctcatcctcaagcgaatggCCAAGTGGAAGTTACTAACAAAGAAATTGTTGCTGGCATTAAGGAACGTTTAGGATTAAGTCAAACTGGTTGGGTTGACGAACTGCCAAATGTACTATGGGCACACCGGACAACTCTAAAGaggagcacgggggaaacaccctTCAGTCTAGTGTATGGTACAGAAGCAATAATACCAGTCGAAATATGTGTTCCAacacaacgcattatggcatttgatattGAAGCTAATTCTGAAGCATTGAGAGAAAATCTTAATTTATTGGAAGAAAGGAgattgatggccgccatccg caattattcttatggcaatttTGTTCATAAATTTCATCCGGTCAAGGATTtattagcccaggtgtcacatcgttgtgtgtcatccctacctgcAGAAAGAAAGAtaacctttcggtggtag